One part of the Cyclobacteriaceae bacterium genome encodes these proteins:
- a CDS encoding glutathione peroxidase gives MKLTKIILFTVIAMGLAAFLSNKLSKSEPLQATGSIYDFKIPGLDGEIIDFSKFKGKKLLIVNTASKCGKTPQYADLQKLHEQYGDRIIVLGFPANNFLWQEPGSNQDIAEFCERNYGVTFQMFEKISVKGKDRHPLYTWLEAKTGKTPDWNFAKYLVSEDGVTVTFFNSSTKAFEKPIMDKIL, from the coding sequence ATGAAATTAACTAAGATCATACTCTTCACTGTTATCGCTATGGGATTAGCTGCATTCTTATCGAACAAACTTTCGAAATCTGAACCTTTACAGGCAACAGGATCAATCTATGATTTTAAAATTCCGGGCCTTGATGGTGAAATTATCGATTTTTCGAAATTCAAGGGGAAGAAGTTGTTGATTGTGAACACGGCATCGAAGTGTGGTAAAACACCACAATATGCCGATTTACAAAAGTTACACGAGCAATATGGTGATAGAATAATTGTGCTTGGTTTCCCGGCTAACAACTTTCTTTGGCAGGAGCCTGGTAGTAATCAGGATATAGCTGAATTCTGTGAGCGTAATTACGGTGTAACGTTTCAAATGTTTGAGAAAATCTCGGTAAAAGGAAAGGATAGACATCCCTTATACACGTGGTTGGAAGCAAAGACCGGAAAAACCCCTGATTGGAATTTTGCAAAATACCTGGTAAGTGAAGATGGGGTAACCGTTACTTTTTTTAACTCCAGCACAAAGGCTTTCGAAAAGCCTATTATGGATAAAATTCTGTAA
- a CDS encoding DoxX family protein encodes MMHYGWKKFTGFAERAQSFPDPFHIGSPASLGLTIFGELICPVFIVLGLFTRLSLIPSIITMLVATFYAHAGQSIIEREHAISFLIPYLAIFLIGPGRYSIDALRNK; translated from the coding sequence ATGATGCACTACGGTTGGAAAAAATTTACCGGTTTTGCGGAACGTGCCCAATCTTTCCCTGATCCCTTTCACATTGGAAGCCCTGCCTCGTTAGGCCTTACCATTTTTGGAGAACTGATTTGCCCGGTTTTTATTGTTCTTGGTTTATTCACGCGTTTGTCACTCATTCCATCCATCATTACCATGCTGGTAGCAACATTTTATGCCCATGCCGGCCAATCCATTATTGAGCGCGAGCACGCTATTTCATTTCTAATACCTTACCTGGCAATCTTTCTCATCGGACCTGGCCGTTATTCCATAGATGCCCTAAGGAATAAATAA
- a CDS encoding GNAT family N-acetyltransferase produces the protein MKYLLENKQSERLFFRKIQSSDADQWFPFFTDPNNHLYWPEERGTPEEECSKWFEKQAYRYENDLGGMNALIEKSSGLLVGYAGLLVQEVDGKQELEIAYSLLPTYWGRGYATEAAMKCKEYAFENDFAESLISIISLPNVPSQKVALKNGMTIEKQSLYKNIPVYIFRIFRPVNP, from the coding sequence ATGAAATACCTTCTTGAAAACAAGCAATCAGAACGATTGTTTTTTCGGAAAATCCAATCCTCTGACGCAGATCAGTGGTTTCCGTTTTTTACCGACCCCAACAACCATCTGTACTGGCCGGAAGAGCGGGGTACACCCGAGGAAGAATGCAGTAAGTGGTTTGAAAAACAGGCTTACCGATACGAAAACGATCTCGGTGGAATGAATGCGCTGATTGAAAAATCATCAGGGTTATTGGTGGGTTATGCAGGGTTATTGGTTCAGGAAGTTGATGGCAAGCAAGAACTTGAAATCGCTTATTCACTTTTGCCAACTTATTGGGGTAGAGGTTATGCCACAGAGGCGGCTATGAAATGCAAGGAGTATGCCTTTGAAAATGATTTCGCTGAGTCGCTCATTTCGATTATTAGTTTGCCCAACGTTCCTTCTCAAAAGGTTGCCCTTAAAAACGGTATGACAATTGAAAAACAAAGCCTTTACAAGAATATACCCGTTTATATTTTCAGGATTTTTCGGCCTGTTAACCCTTAA
- a CDS encoding glutathione peroxidase produces MLSATSVYDFKINSIDGELIDFSKYKGKTLLIVNVASKCGYTPQYADLEKLHETHGNKIVVLGFPANNFGGQEPGSNLEIAEFCQKNYGVKFQMFEKISVKGDDQHALYKFLKEKTGSEPSWNFCKYLVKPDGTVKFFASKVNPMDKQILDEIN; encoded by the coding sequence ATGCTAAGTGCAACTTCTGTTTATGATTTTAAAATCAATTCCATTGATGGTGAGTTGATTGATTTCTCAAAATACAAAGGCAAAACCCTGCTGATTGTAAACGTGGCCTCTAAGTGCGGCTATACACCACAATATGCCGACCTGGAAAAACTTCACGAAACGCATGGCAACAAAATCGTGGTGCTGGGATTTCCGGCAAACAACTTTGGGGGGCAAGAGCCTGGCAGCAATCTTGAAATTGCTGAATTTTGCCAGAAAAATTATGGTGTGAAGTTTCAGATGTTTGAAAAAATCTCGGTAAAGGGTGATGACCAACATGCACTTTATAAATTCTTAAAAGAGAAAACCGGAAGCGAACCTTCCTGGAATTTCTGTAAATACCTTGTTAAACCTGATGGTACCGTGAAGTTTTTTGCTTCAAAGGTGAATCCGATGGATAAGCAGATACTGGATGAAATTAACTAA